One window of Candidatus Hydrothermales bacterium genomic DNA carries:
- a CDS encoding biotin--[acetyl-CoA-carboxylase] ligase: MIEIIELEEVFSTQDFIRKYIKNQKTVFVFAERQIKGKGRGKNIFFSPKGGLYVSFYLPYIEDEKKIFLVTSVSAFVLIEELIKKLDLKPYIRIPNDILVKDKKVCGILIEKTEDNFICGIGINVNTEKFPESLVEASSIYLLTGEKFDLSFLKRKLVETVLDVSKWDFDLLYEKYSKNIIVKRWIQFLYNNKIYKGFLKEVEKDFKIKVDLEEGTFSFPLFEIFNLRFVD, encoded by the coding sequence TCGAGCTTGAAGAAGTTTTCTCAACTCAAGATTTCATAAGAAAATACATAAAAAATCAAAAAACTGTATTTGTTTTTGCAGAAAGACAGATAAAGGGAAAAGGAAGGGGTAAAAATATTTTCTTTTCTCCAAAAGGCGGACTATATGTTTCATTTTATCTACCCTATATAGAAGACGAAAAAAAAATCTTTCTTGTAACTTCTGTTTCTGCCTTTGTTCTCATAGAAGAATTAATTAAAAAACTTGATTTAAAACCATATATAAGAATTCCAAATGATATTTTAGTTAAAGATAAAAAAGTATGCGGTATTTTAATTGAAAAAACAGAAGATAATTTTATATGCGGTATTGGAATAAATGTAAATACTGAAAAGTTTCCTGAAAGTCTTGTTGAGGCTTCCTCAATTTATCTTTTAACAGGAGAAAAATTTGACCTTAGCTTTTTAAAAAGAAAACTTGTTGAAACAGTTTTAGATGTCTCAAAATGGGATTTTGATTTGCTCTACGAGAAATACTCAAAAAACATAATAGTTAAAAGATGGATACAATTTCTATACAATAATAAAATTTATAAGGGCTTTCTTAAAGAAGTTGAAAAAGATTTTAAAATAAAAGTTGATTTAGAAGAGGGAACTTTTTCCTTCCCACTTTTTGAAATTTTTAACTTGAGATTTGTTGATTAA